The following proteins come from a genomic window of Crassostrea angulata isolate pt1a10 chromosome 1, ASM2561291v2, whole genome shotgun sequence:
- the LOC128174461 gene encoding uncharacterized protein LOC128174461: MQTIVWALFCWICTGHLAGSFFISSKRKIKTRNDEGTGSLSDILGQMNELMNFALSVAGPLSGARKSNIVKDSFVCPSYKCSDQIEPGCRQSVYYVIQGQRCMGCDVDICKVERRRENAGKSLRNRSKLNVDGTIEKPISVNSIGFEKRWLFPRNRQQERWDQPNSLFPVLTVPDVDRLPPGSENSWITGSLF; encoded by the exons ATGCAGACCATAGTGTGGGCTCTCTTCTGCTGGATATGTACAGGACACTTAGCGG GGTCCTTTTTCATTTCTTCCAAGAGAAAGATAAAAACGAGAAATGATGAGGGTACTGGCAGTCTGAGTGATATTCTGGGACAAATGAACGAGTTGATGAACTTCGCTCTCTCCGTCGCTGGTCCATTGTCCGGAGCAAGAAAATCAAACATTGTCAAAGACAGCTTTGTTTGTCCCTCGTATAAATGCTCCGATCAGATAGAACCCGGATGTCGGCAGTCCGTGTATTACGTCATTCAGGGACAGAGATGCATGGGTTGTGACGTAGACATCTGTAAAGTGGAGAGACGGAGGGAAAACGCGGGAAAATCATTGCGCAATCGTTCAAAACTTAACGTGGACGGGACCATTGAGAAACCCATTTCTGTGAATTCCATTGGTTTTGAAAAGCGCTGGCTTTTCCCTCGAAACAGACAACAAGAGCGGTGGGACCAGCCCAATTCTCTTTTTCCGGTGCTGACTGTGCCTGATGTCGATCGTCTACCCCCGGGGTCAGAGAATAGTTGGATTACCGGGTCCCTGTTCTAG
- the LOC128174250 gene encoding arginine-glutamic acid dipeptide repeats protein-like: MKNLMIWILFSIFHIIKCQIPAIFFPPNFVRHEFRRIGPEVDPVCPPLRCAPVPEGCAQPRIIMVNGRRCPFCPRNICTDLEPPREGLEGNRILLSIAETNSQRESNNSPPTSTRDTEQRTDRPRPASPRSTPNGRSSPDPDSPFFAPNERRVVRTGRQGVRGTRIDPPTRRRTRVDPPARQRSGSSRNRSPSTGSRARTGERSRSTDPSEKPPSKIQPVENQQNAHILFPLEPFRENVISDTEPKSNKNEKSQKSVPVKPPVTPAPTKPMSTPAPTHGTRSGRQARQNIHLLFQALNRIGSQSRNQQPNNNQPNRPPQTPFLPPLHALAGSPFTQVVQQGSQNNNRQNGDTQSSNRQRQAINGIHPLLPMFLLQQARLNSLNAPTPSPAPNAPNAAAQNTPQRNNAPNLQHLPPHLRAMMPFPFFNPAANQQNTIPGMTMQANQAGPANGEPSVPPVTPTVQAEINQWMDQMAMPIQEVLGEVSPSQSGSRQQPNLNQIQRNQLTPPAQQVLNIGQQQNPQTQQPRIPNQAFFQQWLQQMALQRQRLAAGQAPGQMTPQGAPSNRATPQTPNSNLLFQNMDPSRMNTAAQNPVNPAASTQNNAAGSNGGFTQWLDSLATQIQHQLEDGSNPVPQTNAIPQQLINNMPQHLNVLQNFNNVPSPNGVGGEVNFNNWLENMVSPIQQELTRSPGNPQGSPARGGADIPASAWINEMVDPIQQGLGRR, from the exons ATGAAGAACTTGATGatatggattttattttcaatctttcatatcataaaat gccAGATACCTGCAATATTTTTCCCTCCAAATTTTGTTCGACACGAGTTCCGCCGAATAGGACCGGAAGTGGACCCGGTCTGTCCGCCGCTACGCTGCGCTCCTGTCCCAGAGGGCTGTGCCCAGCCTCGCATTATAATGGTAAATGGACGACGCTGTCCGTTTTGTCCGAGAAACATCTGTACTGATTTGGAACCTCCTCGGGAGGGATTGGAAGGAAATAGGATACTCCTCTCCATAGCTGAAACTAACAGTCAAAGAGAAAGCAACAATTCACCCCCTACCTCAACAAGGGATACCGAACAGAGAACAGATAGACCACGGCCAGCTTCGCCACGATCCACTCCTAATGGCCGATCCTCTCCTGACCCAGACTCCCCTTTCTTTGCACCAAATGAACGACGAGTGGTGCGGACTGGGCGGCAAGGTGTGCGAGGGACACGTATAGACCCCCCAACTCGTCGACGGACACGTGTAGACCCCCCAGCACGTCAACGATCTGGGTCATCGCGGAATCGGTCCCCGTCGACAGGATCTCGAGCTCGCACCGGGGAAAGATCCAGATCAACCGACCCTTCTGAAAAACCACCCTCCAAAATTCAACCAGTTGAAAACCAGCAAAACGCACATATTCTTTTTCCGCTTGAACCTTTTAGAGAGAACGTTATTAGTGACACCGAgccaaaatcaaataaaaacgAAAAATCTCAGAAAAGTGTCCCTGTAAAACCACCTGTCACACCGGCGCCGACCAAACCGATGAGCACACCGGCGCCCACACATGGCACTCGGTCCGGAAGACAAGCGCGTCAGAATATTCATTTACTCTTCCAAGCGCTGAACCGAATTGGATCTCAATCTCGAAATCAGCAACCTAACAACAACCAACCGAACAGACCTCCACAGACGCCGTTCCTCCCCCCTCTCCACGCCCTGGCAGGTTCTCCGTTCACGCAGGTCGTACAACAAGGCTCACAGAATAACAATAGACAGAATGGCGATACACAGTCGTCAAATCGACAGCGACAAGCTATAAACGGTATTCACCCCCTGCTGCCAATGTTCCTGTTACAACAAGCAAGACTAAATAGTCTTAATGCCCCAACTCCTAGCCCAGCACCGAATGCACCAAATGCTGCTGCACAGAATACCCCACAGAGAAACAACGCTCCAAATTTACAACATTTGCCTCCACACTTACGAGCCATGATGCCGTTTCCATTTTTCAATCCAGCAGCAAACCAACAAAATACAATTCCTGGAATGACTATGCAAGCCAACCAGGCGGGTCCAGCAAATGGTGAGCCCTCGGTTCCACCCGTCACTCCCACAGTACAGGCCGAGATCAACCAGTGGATGGACCAGATGGCGATGCCCATTCAGGAGGTTCTTGGAGAGGTTTCACCTTCACAGTCCGGCAGTCGGCAGCAGCCTAATCTTAACCAGATTCAGAGAAACCAGTTGACTCCTCCAGCTCAGCAAGTGTTAAATATCGGCCAACAACAGAATCCCCAAACACAGCAGCCAAGAATACCTAATCAGGCATTTTTCCAGCAATGGCTACAGCAAATGGCTCTTCAACGACAACGTCTTGCTGCAGGACAAGCACCGGGACAAATGACGCCCCAAGGTGCTCCATCAAATCGAGCAACACCACAAACGCCGAATTCTAATCTTCTTTTCCAGAACATGGACCCGTCTCGAATGAATACTGCTGCCCAGAACCCTGTAAACCCAGCGGCTTCAACTCAGAATAATGCAGCGGGATCTAACGGTGGATTTACTCAGTGGTTAGATTCTCTTGCGACACAGATTCAGCACCAACTCGAAGATGGTTCGAACCCTGTGCCACAAACAAACGCAATTCCTCAACAGTTGATAAATAATATGCCACAACACTTGAATGTGCTTCAGAATTTTAACAATGTGCCTTCGCCGAATGGGGTTGGGGGAGAAGTCAATTTTAATAACTGGCTCGAAAACATGGTATCGCCTATTCAACAAGAACTTACTAGATCCCCCGGAAATCCCCAGGGGTCGCCTGCAAGGGGTGGGGCTGATATTCCAGCTAGTGCGTGGATTAATGAGATGGTAGATCCAATACAACAAGGTCTAGGAAGACGGTAG